The archaeon BMS3Bbin15 genome includes a region encoding these proteins:
- a CDS encoding PQQ enzyme repeat protein gives MRGLLILLVILILFSLTGVNGAKLSEQFEKNYVTIGTVNAGATIQIADFNSDGKIDGAAVLDGTGRLVAYEFSGIMRYVKNLVPGNTKGALVAADLDGNGYKDDIVAGTRYVYAFDPNGNEIWKFDPNSSVNVMAVTYIDGNRSTPEIIVGAWKKVIALNKDGKELWVHNYNYGGNPESITITDFNDDGVSDGVVFGTVGGITALDKNGNVIWTKNTGDVIYSLASIDLNGNGYIDGVVAGMANGTVLALNKTGNIVWKYYKYIPTDRRIVVKAADLNSNKVNDDVVVLANSVYALNAHGQSIFFERIFGKTFTTVDFGDTGILNDIAVGSDTKIMAIDSIGQEIGYYIENGKKISPYNKTGADVLAPADIDGDGYLDDLIGIKGNTVFLLSHIATATTPKRIIVVGNCIDSRLAIDFFEFLRNSGFEVIHIFPEEFNSYKNEKNIVILGGQLAPDGTGEIVSNLLTPQQKSELEKKGAVKVFKFSDIYTMGQKITVFAGNNREGTRQAQRLYRGELL, from the coding sequence ATGAGAGGTCTGTTAATTCTTTTAGTAATACTTATTCTGTTCAGCCTTACCGGTGTTAATGGAGCGAAGTTATCAGAGCAATTTGAGAAAAATTATGTCACCATAGGTACAGTAAATGCTGGTGCCACAATTCAAATAGCTGATTTTAATTCGGATGGAAAAATTGACGGTGCTGCTGTGCTTGATGGCACAGGAAGACTTGTGGCTTACGAATTTTCTGGAATTATGCGGTATGTAAAAAATTTAGTGCCGGGCAATACAAAAGGTGCACTGGTTGCTGCTGACCTTGATGGCAATGGATATAAAGATGATATTGTGGCAGGTACAAGATATGTATATGCCTTTGACCCTAACGGAAATGAAATCTGGAAATTTGACCCGAATAGCTCGGTCAATGTGATGGCAGTTACTTATATAGATGGTAATAGAAGTACGCCTGAAATAATCGTTGGGGCATGGAAAAAGGTAATTGCTCTAAATAAAGATGGCAAGGAGCTATGGGTACATAATTATAATTATGGGGGTAATCCAGAATCAATAACTATCACAGATTTCAATGATGACGGGGTTTCCGATGGAGTGGTATTCGGCACGGTAGGGGGAATAACAGCTCTGGATAAAAATGGAAATGTAATATGGACAAAAAATACAGGAGATGTTATATATTCTCTCGCATCCATTGACCTTAATGGTAATGGTTATATAGATGGTGTCGTTGCCGGGATGGCAAATGGAACTGTTCTGGCACTGAATAAAACAGGAAATATAGTCTGGAAGTACTATAAGTATATACCAACAGACAGGCGGATAGTTGTAAAAGCAGCGGACCTTAATTCCAATAAGGTAAATGATGATGTGGTTGTACTTGCAAATTCAGTATATGCGCTGAATGCTCACGGTCAATCTATATTTTTTGAGAGGATTTTTGGCAAGACTTTTACCACTGTTGATTTTGGTGACACCGGTATTTTGAATGATATTGCAGTAGGCTCCGATACAAAAATAATGGCAATCGACTCAATAGGTCAGGAAATTGGCTATTATATTGAGAATGGCAAAAAGATTTCACCTTATAATAAAACAGGTGCCGATGTGCTTGCACCGGCAGATATAGATGGAGATGGATACCTTGATGACCTCATAGGAATAAAGGGGAATACAGTATTTCTTCTTTCTCATATAGCCACAGCAACGACTCCAAAGCGAATTATAGTAGTTGGTAACTGTATAGATTCCAGACTGGCTATAGATTTCTTTGAGTTTCTGAGAAATTCTGGCTTTGAAGTAATCCATATTTTCCCGGAGGAATTCAACAGTTATAAAAATGAGAAAAACATTGTTATTCTGGGTGGACAGCTTGCTCCCGATGGTACCGGAGAGATAGTCTCCAATTTGCTCACACCTCAGCAGAAATCTGAACTCGAGAAGAAAGGTGCAGTTAAGGTTTTCAAATTCTCAGATATATATACCATGGGGCAGAAAATAACTGTCTTTGCAGGAAATAATAGGGAAGGAACCAGGCAGGCTCAGAGGCTATACAGAGGAGAACTTTTATAG